A stretch of Spirosoma oryzicola DNA encodes these proteins:
- a CDS encoding response regulator, translated as MTPLDTDCVFLVDDDEDDRFLVQQVFKQLSPECQIKSLFNGEQLINALATAPVLPSLILLDLNMPFMSGMEALRFIRREPKYQSIAIVILTTSSNPFDQQQALKLGANDFITKPADIKGLNKVILQLRQNWLLGNCITSCDRSTQP; from the coding sequence ATGACCCCACTTGACACCGATTGCGTCTTTCTGGTAGACGACGATGAAGATGACCGCTTCTTAGTACAGCAAGTTTTCAAGCAACTCAGCCCAGAGTGTCAGATCAAATCCCTGTTTAATGGCGAACAGTTAATCAACGCGTTAGCTACAGCCCCTGTCTTACCAAGTTTAATTTTGCTGGATTTAAACATGCCGTTTATGAGCGGTATGGAAGCCCTGCGGTTCATTCGTCGGGAACCAAAGTACCAGTCAATAGCCATTGTTATCCTGACTACATCGAGCAACCCCTTCGATCAGCAACAAGCGCTGAAACTAGGAGCCAACGATTTTATCACCAAACCAGCGGACATCAAGGGACTAAATAAAGTTATTCTTCAACTGCGCCAGAATTGGCTGCTCGGCAACTGCATCACTTCGTGCGACCGTTCCACGCAGCCGTGA
- a CDS encoding glycosyltransferase family 2 protein has protein sequence MKLSIIIPAYNEERTIYALLDKVVAAPLPAHIQKEIIVIDDCSIDQTGLLVQTFKDEHPDSCLQYVRHATNQGKGAALQTGIRLATGNWLIIQDADLEYDPNEYGLLLQPLLDGKADVVFGTRFIGNQPHRVLYFWHSVGNKILTLLSNVFTDLNLTDMESCYKVFKTSLIQGINLQEKRFGFEPEVTAKLARIPAIRIYEVGISYYGRTYAEGKKIGWRDGFRAIYAILKYNLFRSDRPAVNIQKHSNELSVY, from the coding sequence ATGAAGCTGAGTATCATCATTCCCGCTTACAACGAAGAGCGCACCATCTACGCGTTGTTAGACAAAGTTGTGGCTGCTCCGTTGCCTGCACACATTCAGAAAGAAATCATTGTGATTGACGATTGCTCAATCGATCAGACCGGTCTGTTGGTCCAGACATTTAAGGACGAGCATCCGGATTCTTGTCTCCAGTACGTTCGTCACGCAACCAATCAAGGCAAAGGAGCCGCTTTGCAGACCGGTATTCGGCTGGCTACCGGCAATTGGCTTATTATACAGGATGCCGATCTGGAATATGATCCTAACGAATACGGATTGCTGTTACAGCCGCTGCTCGACGGTAAAGCCGATGTTGTTTTTGGCACCCGTTTCATTGGCAATCAGCCGCACCGGGTTTTGTACTTCTGGCATTCGGTAGGCAACAAGATCCTGACGCTATTATCAAACGTCTTTACGGATCTGAATCTGACGGATATGGAGAGTTGCTATAAGGTGTTTAAAACCAGTTTGATTCAGGGGATTAATTTGCAGGAAAAACGATTTGGTTTTGAACCGGAAGTAACGGCGAAACTGGCCCGGATACCGGCTATCCGAATCTATGAAGTAGGAATTTCGTACTATGGACGTACCTATGCGGAGGGAAAGAAAATAGGCTGGCGCGATGGCTTCCGGGCGATCTATGCCATTTTGAAATACAATCTATTTCGGAGTGATCGGCCAGCGGTTAACATCCAAAAGCATTCAAACGAATTGAGTGTATATTGA
- a CDS encoding Gfo/Idh/MocA family protein — MQQMPFSRRNFIQKLGATALVIPSLTTLAGLQGCGFKSSESSAESASSTTTNSGSERKLGIALVGLGKYSEGELAPALEKTTFCRLAGIVTGTPDKAETWKKKYDIPDKNVYNYQTFDKIADNPDIDIVYVVLPNSMHAEYVIRAAQAGKHVICEKPMALTSDECQKMIDACKKANKKLSVGYRLHFEPHNQEMMRLGQKEVFGKVNKIIAQNAQKQENDTPWRLGGGVGGGGPLRDVGIYCLQGAIYTKGQVPIAVTAKYHPITDPKKFAKVEEGVDFQLHFADGTVAECRTSYNDQYNKLRAEAAKGWFELDPAYQYDGLKGQTSQGKMNIENVPQQARQMDAFAECVLNDKPTTVPGEMGMRDVQLIEAIFQAAKTGTKVSTKAVQQILDPVASR; from the coding sequence ATGCAACAAATGCCTTTTTCCCGACGGAATTTCATTCAGAAGCTTGGCGCGACAGCCTTAGTCATCCCAAGTCTAACCACGTTGGCCGGGCTCCAGGGGTGTGGTTTCAAAAGCAGCGAGTCATCGGCGGAATCGGCTTCATCGACGACAACCAATTCAGGCTCGGAACGTAAGCTAGGAATTGCGCTGGTCGGATTGGGCAAGTACAGCGAAGGAGAATTAGCGCCAGCGCTGGAGAAAACAACCTTTTGCCGACTGGCCGGTATTGTCACGGGAACACCCGACAAGGCCGAAACCTGGAAGAAAAAATACGACATTCCCGATAAGAACGTCTATAACTACCAGACGTTTGACAAAATTGCGGATAACCCCGACATTGATATTGTCTATGTGGTACTACCGAACTCGATGCATGCCGAATACGTCATTCGAGCAGCACAGGCCGGTAAACACGTTATTTGCGAAAAACCGATGGCGCTGACATCAGACGAATGTCAGAAGATGATCGACGCTTGCAAAAAAGCCAACAAGAAGCTTTCGGTTGGCTACCGGCTTCATTTTGAGCCGCATAATCAGGAAATGATGCGGTTAGGCCAGAAAGAAGTTTTTGGTAAGGTAAACAAAATCATTGCCCAAAATGCGCAGAAACAGGAGAATGATACACCCTGGCGTCTTGGCGGTGGTGTAGGTGGCGGTGGGCCGTTACGCGATGTCGGCATTTACTGTCTGCAAGGGGCCATTTACACCAAAGGACAGGTACCCATTGCCGTAACCGCCAAATACCACCCGATAACCGACCCTAAAAAGTTTGCGAAAGTAGAGGAAGGCGTCGATTTTCAACTCCACTTTGCGGATGGTACCGTTGCCGAATGCCGAACCAGCTACAACGATCAGTACAATAAATTACGCGCCGAAGCAGCCAAGGGCTGGTTCGAACTCGACCCCGCTTACCAATATGATGGCCTTAAAGGGCAAACCAGCCAGGGTAAGATGAACATAGAAAATGTACCGCAGCAGGCTCGACAAATGGATGCTTTTGCCGAATGTGTCCTAAACGACAAACCGACTACCGTACCCGGCGAGATGGGTATGCGCGATGTTCAACTGATTGAAGCGATTTTTCAGGCGGCTAAGACCGGTACGAAAGTATCGACCAAGGCGGTGCAGCAGATCTTGGACCCTGTTGCTAGTCGTTAA
- the treZ gene encoding malto-oligosyltrehalose trehalohydrolase produces the protein MKTIGATYTGNGNCVFTVWAPEKESVTLHIVHPTEQELPMQPKGLGYFQLDVASAEPGTRYFYKLDDEHEYPDPASHFQPEDVHGPSEVIDQSAYQWHDQAWRGLPFRDLIFYELHVGTFTPEGTFEAIIERLDDLAEVGINALELMPVCQFPGGRNWGYDGVYPYSVQHSYGGPDGLKKLVDACHARGIAVFLDVVYNHMGPEGNHFSQFGPYFTSKYCTPWGDALNFDGVWADGVRDFFANNALFWLEQYHIDGLRLDATHEVFDMSAVSIWELMHDRVSQLEQRLGRSLYVVAESDLNSPKVVTPPALGGHGFNAQWLDDFHHSFFVLIYKDAQKRYVDFGRMEQLAKAYTDGFVFTGEYAPSRKRQFGRSSAGVPAERYVVFNLNHDQVGNLTGKERLSNLVNFDRQKIAAAAILLSPYVPLLFMGEEYADKTPFYYFISHSDQELIKAIREGRKEEFGSFNDGEEFPEPDDEATFTKSKIQWSDRTKGKHRLMLKWHQTLIQLRRSLAPLQHMDKSSVRVTVLNQAGFVLHRQTEDGLQHLACLFNLSDEAIDYTLPGWVNAWQKLLDSKEEQWQEDGVSSEALLPDQVQAGQLVRLSPCSVTVYSGKRTID, from the coding sequence ATGAAGACGATTGGCGCAACGTATACCGGAAACGGTAACTGTGTATTTACGGTATGGGCTCCCGAAAAAGAAAGCGTTACCCTGCATATCGTGCACCCAACGGAGCAAGAGTTGCCGATGCAGCCTAAAGGTCTGGGGTATTTTCAACTGGACGTAGCGTCGGCTGAACCGGGTACCCGCTATTTTTACAAGTTGGATGATGAGCACGAATACCCCGATCCAGCCTCTCATTTTCAGCCGGAGGATGTACACGGGCCTTCCGAGGTAATCGATCAGTCGGCCTACCAATGGCATGATCAAGCCTGGCGGGGATTGCCGTTCCGTGACCTTATTTTCTACGAATTACACGTGGGCACGTTTACGCCCGAAGGTACTTTCGAAGCCATTATTGAGCGGCTGGATGACTTGGCCGAGGTCGGCATCAACGCGCTCGAACTCATGCCGGTCTGCCAGTTTCCCGGCGGACGGAACTGGGGCTACGACGGCGTGTATCCGTATTCCGTTCAACATTCGTACGGTGGCCCGGATGGTCTTAAAAAGCTCGTCGATGCCTGCCACGCCCGTGGCATTGCCGTGTTTCTGGATGTAGTGTACAACCACATGGGTCCTGAAGGCAATCACTTCAGTCAGTTTGGCCCTTACTTTACTAGCAAATACTGTACACCCTGGGGTGATGCGTTGAACTTTGATGGGGTATGGGCCGATGGTGTACGCGATTTCTTTGCCAACAACGCGCTGTTCTGGCTGGAACAGTACCACATTGACGGCCTAAGATTGGACGCTACCCATGAAGTATTCGACATGAGTGCCGTATCCATATGGGAGTTGATGCATGACCGGGTAAGCCAACTGGAGCAGCGGCTCGGTCGTTCGCTGTATGTTGTAGCCGAATCGGATCTCAACAGCCCGAAAGTTGTTACCCCCCCGGCGTTGGGTGGTCACGGATTCAACGCGCAATGGCTCGACGATTTTCACCATTCGTTTTTTGTGCTGATCTACAAAGATGCCCAAAAACGATACGTCGATTTTGGGCGTATGGAACAGCTGGCGAAAGCGTATACCGACGGATTTGTCTTTACCGGGGAGTATGCCCCTTCCCGAAAGCGACAATTTGGCCGCTCTTCGGCGGGTGTACCGGCGGAGCGATACGTGGTTTTTAACCTCAACCACGATCAGGTAGGCAATCTCACCGGTAAGGAACGCCTGTCGAATCTGGTGAATTTTGACCGGCAGAAAATTGCCGCAGCCGCCATACTTCTTTCCCCCTATGTTCCCTTGTTGTTCATGGGCGAGGAATACGCCGACAAAACGCCATTCTATTACTTTATTAGCCATTCCGATCAGGAGTTGATCAAAGCCATACGGGAAGGCAGAAAGGAAGAATTCGGGTCGTTTAATGATGGCGAGGAGTTCCCCGAACCCGACGACGAAGCAACGTTTACCAAATCAAAAATCCAGTGGAGCGATCGCACAAAAGGGAAGCATCGACTCATGCTAAAATGGCACCAAACCTTGATTCAGTTGCGTCGTTCGCTGGCTCCCCTCCAACACATGGACAAAAGCAGCGTTCGGGTCACCGTTTTGAACCAGGCCGGATTCGTGCTACACCGACAAACGGAAGATGGCCTACAACACCTCGCTTGCCTATTCAATCTTTCCGACGAAGCGATTGACTACACCTTACCCGGCTGGGTCAATGCCTGGCAGAAATTACTGGATTCTAAAGAAGAACAATGGCAGGAAGACGGCGTTTCGTCAGAAGCGTTGTTACCCGATCAGGTGCAGGCCGGTCAGTTGGTCCGTCTTTCTCCCTGTAGCGTAACCGTATACAGTGGAAAACGGACCATTGATTAA
- a CDS encoding response regulator, with protein MKPETSALNPSKPTILVVEDNADQWFLIRWTLLQQFPELEAVWIDEESRVMPYLNASVVNRNELPVLILLDLYLPSAAMGYSVLKAIKNHPVYQHLPTIVLSQSADPDDINESFNCATNSYIVKPIRYQDWLEAFSLLRTYWKGSGTLH; from the coding sequence ATGAAGCCCGAAACCAGTGCCTTAAATCCGTCAAAACCTACCATCCTTGTTGTTGAAGATAATGCCGATCAGTGGTTTCTTATTCGATGGACTTTGCTTCAGCAGTTTCCGGAGCTGGAAGCAGTCTGGATTGACGAGGAAAGTCGCGTGATGCCTTACCTGAACGCGAGTGTGGTGAATAGGAACGAACTTCCCGTACTGATTTTATTAGATCTGTATTTACCTAGTGCTGCTATGGGCTACTCGGTCCTGAAAGCGATTAAGAACCACCCCGTATACCAACATCTGCCAACTATCGTCCTGAGCCAGTCGGCCGATCCCGACGATATCAACGAATCATTCAATTGCGCTACTAATTCGTATATCGTTAAGCCAATTCGTTACCAGGACTGGCTGGAGGCTTTTTCCTTGCTTCGTACGTACTGGAAAGGCTCCGGAACGTTGCATTAG
- a CDS encoding LIC_10190 family membrane protein, whose translation MLVLLLLWLLLYFLFWVFGEGIIHLMPRRWAIRASPTETILTGLIGAVGLLQLASIFIPINLASVVGLVLLAAFINGRLLNQSIRNATIYLRTIGREPVWWLLVAVVLLYAIQRPTNPDSGAYHLPAIRYTERFATIPGLGNLFSRLAFNSSFFAIGAAVGCTDLVGQTLFPLNGFLLLVFGSYVIQQLWRADTTPALQVFQVGVLGLSLYFLIRQVNAPTPDVWATLLTLFFFLFWLNGRTQDNKFLTFLLLALVFTCLTVKLATLPLLLALPLLGYGCRRWVTWQNSVAAMALGGFLLIPWLVKNVILSGYLLFPLTEPDLFSVDWKVDPVLAQYEQQIITYWARFHVAETEFDPEKLTWPLGRWVSWWWTHWWFWYNWPNRPTFLLAFASPVFVLFLWMSARKRVQSWLTVYAVAFAGFVFWFIKAPEFRFGYAFIWTAALLPIGALVRHPIHPLVVRVPIIVLMTSLLGYFVVGEDTRKRDRMSSQLWKPQPLSHRYAGSIPYQRRWTRSKLAVLVPKAPCKSCFDIEQPCTPFFFNDLQLRGRTIADGFRRNPNPTDSLAINSNLSK comes from the coding sequence ATGCTGGTTCTTTTGCTGCTATGGCTTCTACTGTACTTTCTATTCTGGGTATTCGGTGAAGGAATTATTCACCTGATGCCTCGTCGGTGGGCGATCAGGGCATCGCCCACCGAAACGATTCTAACAGGTCTTATCGGTGCGGTTGGCCTGCTGCAACTTGCGTCTATTTTCATTCCCATCAACCTTGCTTCCGTTGTTGGATTGGTGTTACTAGCCGCTTTTATAAACGGGCGTTTGCTAAACCAGTCGATTCGTAACGCTACGATCTACCTGCGAACGATAGGCCGAGAGCCTGTATGGTGGCTGCTGGTTGCGGTGGTGCTTTTGTACGCGATCCAACGCCCGACTAACCCGGATAGTGGCGCTTATCATTTGCCTGCTATCCGGTATACCGAACGATTTGCGACGATTCCCGGACTCGGAAATCTATTCAGTCGATTGGCGTTCAATTCAAGCTTTTTTGCGATTGGAGCCGCTGTTGGATGTACCGACCTGGTGGGGCAAACCTTGTTTCCGCTGAATGGATTCCTCTTGCTGGTGTTCGGTAGCTACGTCATCCAGCAACTCTGGCGAGCCGACACGACGCCGGCCTTACAAGTTTTTCAGGTTGGTGTACTAGGACTGAGCCTGTACTTTCTGATCCGTCAGGTAAACGCACCTACGCCCGACGTGTGGGCCACTCTGTTAACCCTGTTCTTTTTTTTGTTCTGGCTGAATGGACGAACGCAGGACAACAAGTTTCTAACTTTTTTGCTGCTGGCCCTCGTGTTTACGTGCCTGACCGTTAAACTGGCTACGCTTCCGTTGCTGCTTGCTCTGCCATTGCTGGGGTACGGCTGCCGACGGTGGGTAACCTGGCAAAACAGCGTGGCCGCGATGGCGTTAGGGGGTTTCCTGCTTATTCCCTGGCTGGTCAAAAACGTTATTTTATCCGGCTACCTGCTTTTCCCGCTTACAGAACCAGACCTGTTTTCTGTTGACTGGAAAGTAGATCCTGTCCTGGCGCAGTACGAACAACAGATCATTACGTACTGGGCACGGTTCCATGTGGCTGAGACCGAGTTTGATCCCGAAAAGCTGACCTGGCCGTTGGGACGCTGGGTGTCGTGGTGGTGGACGCACTGGTGGTTCTGGTACAACTGGCCCAATCGGCCAACCTTTCTGCTGGCCTTTGCTTCGCCCGTATTCGTGCTCTTCCTGTGGATGTCTGCCCGCAAGCGGGTACAGAGCTGGCTGACTGTTTATGCCGTGGCGTTTGCCGGATTTGTCTTCTGGTTTATCAAAGCACCGGAGTTCCGGTTTGGTTACGCGTTTATCTGGACAGCCGCCCTGTTGCCCATCGGTGCGTTGGTACGGCACCCGATTCACCCACTTGTCGTGCGCGTACCGATAATCGTATTAATGACTAGCCTGCTTGGCTACTTCGTCGTAGGTGAAGACACACGTAAACGGGATCGGATGAGTAGCCAATTGTGGAAGCCCCAGCCCTTGAGCCACCGGTATGCCGGATCGATTCCTTACCAACGACGATGGACGCGCAGTAAGCTCGCTGTCCTGGTCCCGAAGGCTCCCTGCAAATCCTGTTTTGACATTGAGCAGCCTTGCACGCCTTTTTTCTTCAACGATCTTCAGTTGCGGGGCCGCACCATTGCCGACGGCTTCCGCCGAAACCCGAACCCCACCGACTCATTAGCAATTAATTCCAATCTATCCAAATGA
- a CDS encoding alpha-amylase family glycosyl hydrolase: MMNEGLTRYVWWQEGIIYQIYPRSFQDSNGDGIGDLQGVLQRLDYLSALGITAVWLSPIYPSPMADFGYDIADYQSVHPLFGSLNDFDALIEAIHQRGMKLILDLVPNHTSNQHPWFLESRSSRDNPKRDWYIWQDKLPDGSPPNNWLSVFGGNAWEWDETTGQFYYHAFLKEQPDLNWRNPEVQEAMLNLMRFWLDKGVDGFRVDVMWHLIKDKNLRDNPVNPDYQPHMATYDQLLPVYSTDQPEVHDLVRQMRHVLDGYTDRLLIGEIYLPIHQLVTYYGIDGKGAHLPFNFQLLTLPWEARQLATAIDQYEGLLPANGWPNWVLGNHDQPRITSRVGREQARVAALMLLTLRGTPTIYYGEEIGMQDVPIPFDEVQDPQGLNMPDKNLSRDPVRTPMQWDDSPNAGFTEGKPWLRLARNFSRENVERQQQDSYSMLSFYKRLIKLRQQEPSLMVGDYVPVYASEQVLGYMRQFDGQPRFLVLLNLSHRPCYLTLNDSSINGVVVLATAPEWEGNRVTNSISLGGDDGLLIRLD; this comes from the coding sequence ATGATGAACGAAGGCCTGACTAGATACGTATGGTGGCAGGAAGGAATTATTTATCAAATTTACCCCCGGTCGTTCCAGGATAGCAATGGCGATGGCATTGGTGATCTTCAGGGGGTTTTACAACGACTGGATTATCTCTCAGCGCTAGGCATTACAGCCGTCTGGCTATCTCCCATTTATCCGTCGCCAATGGCTGACTTCGGGTATGATATCGCTGACTATCAAAGTGTACACCCGCTGTTCGGATCACTCAACGATTTTGATGCGTTAATCGAAGCAATCCACCAGCGCGGCATGAAACTGATTCTGGATCTGGTGCCAAACCATACGTCCAATCAGCATCCCTGGTTTCTGGAATCCCGCTCGTCGCGCGACAACCCAAAGCGGGATTGGTACATCTGGCAGGATAAACTTCCCGACGGCTCTCCACCCAACAACTGGCTAAGTGTGTTTGGTGGCAACGCCTGGGAATGGGACGAAACAACGGGGCAATTTTATTACCACGCTTTTCTGAAGGAACAGCCCGATCTAAACTGGCGAAATCCGGAAGTGCAGGAAGCGATGCTGAACTTAATGCGCTTTTGGCTGGACAAAGGCGTTGATGGGTTTCGGGTGGATGTTATGTGGCACCTTATCAAAGACAAAAACCTGCGCGACAACCCGGTCAATCCTGACTACCAGCCGCACATGGCTACCTACGATCAACTGCTGCCAGTCTACTCTACCGATCAGCCGGAGGTACACGACCTAGTCAGGCAGATGCGGCACGTTCTGGATGGCTACACCGACCGGTTGCTGATCGGCGAAATCTATCTCCCTATTCACCAACTCGTTACTTACTATGGTATTGATGGCAAGGGTGCTCACCTTCCGTTCAATTTTCAGTTACTAACGCTGCCGTGGGAAGCCCGTCAGCTAGCTACCGCCATCGACCAGTATGAAGGACTTTTGCCCGCCAACGGCTGGCCCAACTGGGTACTTGGCAACCATGATCAGCCCCGGATAACCAGCCGTGTGGGCAGAGAACAGGCTCGGGTAGCCGCGCTGATGCTATTGACCTTACGCGGTACCCCCACGATCTACTACGGGGAAGAAATCGGAATGCAGGATGTGCCGATCCCGTTCGATGAGGTGCAGGACCCCCAGGGGTTGAACATGCCCGACAAAAATCTGAGCCGCGACCCAGTCCGAACACCCATGCAATGGGACGACAGCCCAAACGCCGGATTTACGGAAGGGAAGCCCTGGCTTCGGCTGGCCCGAAATTTTTCGCGGGAAAACGTCGAGCGTCAGCAGCAGGATTCCTACTCGATGCTTTCGTTCTACAAACGACTCATCAAACTCCGGCAGCAGGAACCCTCGCTGATGGTTGGTGATTACGTACCGGTGTACGCCAGCGAGCAGGTCCTTGGGTACATGCGTCAGTTCGACGGGCAGCCTCGTTTTCTCGTACTGCTCAATTTAAGCCACCGCCCCTGTTACCTAACACTAAACGATTCATCAATCAACGGCGTCGTTGTACTCGCTACGGCTCCGGAGTGGGAAGGTAACCGAGTGACCAACTCAATCAGTTTGGGCGGGGACGATGGCCTGTTAATTCGATTAGACTAA
- a CDS encoding acetate/propionate family kinase: MYILVINAGSSSLKYQLFDMPSDKPLCTGLIERIGTNEAFIRHKILTVDPTQTIERQEAIADHSAGLQQMVELLSDAEIGLIHSADDIKAVGHRVVHGGERFANATLITPAVKETIKDLFPLAPLHNPINYQCIELAEKTFPNARQIAVFDTAFHQTMPEYAFRYAIPESLYTDEGIRVYGFHGTSHKYVSEKAAAWLGKPDAKLISIHLGNGCSITAVQNGKSLDTSMGFSPLAGLVMGTRSGDIDPSVIFHLIAKGYSADAVNNLLNKQSGMQGLTGLNDMRDIRKALEAGNQAAALALDIYAYRIQKYIGSYAAVLNGLDALIFTAGVGENDSAMREQICANLDFLAVYLDSDKNRVATGDVREVNRPDSAVKILVIPTNEELEIAQQSFDLLETA, encoded by the coding sequence ATGTATATTCTTGTAATTAACGCGGGCAGCAGTTCGTTGAAATACCAGCTGTTCGACATGCCTTCTGATAAGCCTCTGTGCACGGGATTGATTGAACGGATTGGTACGAACGAGGCATTCATCCGGCACAAAATACTGACAGTCGATCCAACTCAGACCATCGAGCGGCAGGAAGCGATTGCGGATCACTCAGCAGGGCTTCAGCAAATGGTAGAGCTACTGTCAGACGCTGAGATTGGTTTGATCCATTCAGCCGACGACATCAAGGCCGTCGGGCACCGGGTCGTACACGGGGGTGAACGGTTTGCCAACGCCACTCTGATCACACCAGCGGTTAAAGAAACGATCAAAGATCTGTTTCCACTGGCCCCCCTTCATAACCCCATCAATTATCAATGCATTGAGCTTGCCGAAAAAACGTTTCCGAACGCGCGGCAAATTGCGGTCTTCGACACTGCGTTTCACCAGACCATGCCGGAATACGCTTTCCGCTACGCCATTCCAGAATCCTTGTACACTGATGAAGGCATTCGGGTCTATGGTTTTCATGGCACGAGCCACAAATACGTAAGTGAGAAAGCGGCAGCCTGGCTAGGGAAACCCGACGCCAAGCTCATTAGTATTCACCTGGGTAATGGCTGTAGTATCACCGCCGTTCAAAACGGTAAATCGCTGGATACCAGCATGGGGTTTAGCCCACTGGCGGGTCTGGTTATGGGAACCCGCTCCGGCGATATTGACCCTTCCGTTATTTTTCATCTGATCGCCAAAGGCTATAGTGCCGATGCGGTAAACAACCTGCTCAACAAACAATCCGGTATGCAGGGCCTGACGGGTTTAAATGACATGCGCGACATTCGAAAGGCGCTGGAAGCGGGCAATCAGGCAGCCGCCCTTGCCCTCGACATCTACGCCTATCGTATCCAGAAGTACATCGGTAGTTATGCGGCTGTCCTGAACGGCCTGGATGCGTTGATTTTTACCGCAGGTGTGGGTGAGAACGATAGTGCCATGCGCGAACAGATCTGTGCCAACCTCGACTTCCTGGCTGTTTACCTCGATTCGGACAAAAACAGGGTCGCTACGGGGGATGTCCGGGAGGTCAACCGCCCCGATTCTGCGGTTAAGATTCTCGTGATACCCACCAACGAAGAGTTAGAAATTGCCCAACAGAGTTTTGATTTACTGGAAACCGCTTAA